GTCAACTTCATGGCCAAGTACGGCCGTGGACTGATCTGCCTGACGCTCACGCGCGAGCGCTGCGAGTTCCTGCAGCTGCCGCCGATGGCGCCGCGCAACGGCACCAAGCACGGCACCGCGTTCACCGTGTCGATCGAGGCGGCCGAGGGCATCTCCACCGGCATCTCGGCGGCCGACCGGGCCCGCACCGTGCAGGTGGCGGTGGCCCGCGAGACGCAGCCGCGCGACCTGGTGCAGCCCGGCCACATCTTCCCGCTGCAGGCGCAGGACGGCGGCGTGCTCATGCGCGCCGGCCACACCGAGGCCGGCTGCGACCTGGCCCGCATGGCCGGGCTGGCCCCCGCGTCGATGATCTGCGAGATCATGAACGATGACGGCACCATGGCCCGCCTGCCCGAGCTGGAGGTGTTCGCCAGGGAGCACGGCATCAAGATCGGCACCATCGCCGACCTGATCGCCTACCGCAGCCGCAACGAATCGCTGATCGAGCGCCTGGGTGAGCAGGCACTGACCACGCCCTGGGGCGATTTCCGCTGCAGCACCTACCGCGACCGCACCGGCCAGGTCCACCTGGCGCTGGCCGTGGGCCAGTGGCAGCCCGAGGACGAGGTGCTGGTGCGCGTGCACGAGCCGCTCTCGGTGCTGGACCTGCTGGACGCCAGCAACCGCCACTCCTGGGCCCTGCCCAAGGCGTTGACGGCGCTGCAAGCGGCTGGGCGCGGTGTCGCCGTGCTGCTCAATGCCGGACACGACGCCGAGGCCCTGCTCGGCCTGATCGCCCCCGCGACCACCGCGTCGGGGGCGACCGCCCGGCCCAGCGCGGCCGACCTGCGCACCTACGGCGTGGGCGTGCAGATCCTGCTGCAGCAGGGCGTGCGCCGCATGAAGCTGCTGAGCAACCGCCGTCGCATGCCCAGCATGACGGGCTACGGGCTGGAAGTCACCGGCTTCCTCTCCACGCAGGACTGAAACCCCGGCGGCAGGTTCCCGCCGCGGTGCGGCCCGCGCGGGCCGGTGCCGTGGCGAGGCCGTCGCGCCAAACCAACGAGGACCGACCCATGCAGGGTGCAGACAAGGGCGTTACCGCCGAACTCAACGGCGAAGACCTGCACGTGGCCATCGTGCAGGCCCGCTTCAACGCCGCCATCACCGAGCAGCTGGCCGAGAGCTGCATCGCCGAGTTGCTGGCGCTGGGCGTGGCGCGCAAGCACATCCGTCACGTCACCGTGCCGGGCGCGCTGGAGATCCCCATCGCACTGCAGACCCTGGCCGAGACCAAGGACCACGACGCGCTGATCGCCCTGGGCTGCATCATCCGCGGCGAGACCTACCACTTCGAACTGGTCGCCAACGAGAGTGGCGCGGGCGTGACCCGCGTGTCGCTGGACCACGGCCTGCCAGTCGCCAACGCCATCCTCACCGTCGAGAACGAGGCCCAGGCCTGGGCCCGCGCCGAAGAGAAGGGCCGCGACGCCGCCCGCGTGGTGGTCGAGATGGCCAACCTGCTGGGAGACCTGACGTGAACGCCCCTTCGGAAACCCCCGGCACCCGCGGCGCCCCTGCGGGCCCGAGCCCATCCGCCCAGAAGCCGCCGCGGCCCAAGTCGGCCCGCCGCCGCTCTCGCGAGCTGGCTCTGCAGGGTCTGTACGAGTGGCAGGTCAACCGTGCCGAGGCCCGCGTGGTGCATGCCCACATCCGCGAGCAGGACGAGTACAACCTCTGTGACAGCACCCACTTCGACGCCCTGCTGAGCGGCTGCATCGAGCAGGTCGCCATGCTGGACGCCGAGTTTGCGCCGCACCTGGACCGCAAGGTCACCGAACTGTCGCCGGTCGAGCACGGCGTGCTGCTGATTGGCACCTACGAGCTGCAGCACTGCCTGGACGTGCCCTATCGCGTCGTCATCAACGAGGCGGTCGAGCTGGCCAAGGTCTACGGCGGCACCGACGGCCACAAGTTCGTCAACGGCGTGCTCGACCGCACCGCCAAGGACCTGCGCGCCGCCGAGGTGGCCGCCTACCGGCCCGCCCCGCGCAAGGGATGACGAGCGCCCTCGCGTCGACCATGTCGGTCATGCCGACGGTGGCCGCGCCGCGCCTGGCCCGGCGCGTCGAGGTCATCGAGCCCTTCTGGGTGATGGAGTGCGCCAAGGCGGCCGACGTGATCGCCCGCAGCCCCGCCTGCGACCCGTTGCTCGGCGGCGAGCCGATGATCTACCTGAACATCGGCGAGCCCGACTTCACCGCACCGCCGCGCGTACAGGCCGCGGCGCAGCGCTGCATCGAATCCGGCCGCACGCAGTACACCCCCGCCACCGGCGCGCCGGCGCTGCGCGAGGCCATCGCGCAGTGGTACGCCACGCGCTGGAACGTGCCCGTCGACCCGGCACGCATCGTGGTCACCGCCGGTGCCTCCGCGGCGCTGCAGCTGCTCACGCTCGCACTGGTCGAACCGGGCGATGAATTCCTGATGCCCGACCCCTGCTACCCCTGCAACCGCCACTTCATGACGGCGGCCGGGGGCAGCGCGCGGCTGTTGCCGGCCGGGCCGGCGCAGCGCTTCCAGCTCGACGCCGCCTCGGTGGACGCCGCCTGGGGCCCGGCCACGCGCGGCGTGATGCTGGCCTCGCCGTCCAACCCCACCGGCACGCGCATCGCCTTCGACGAGCTGGAGCGCATCGTCGCCGCGGTGCGCCAGCGCGGCGGACTGACGATCGTCGACGAGATCTACCTCGGCCTGAGCTACGACGACCCGGCGCTCGGTGCGGCACGCAGCGCGCTGGAACTCGGCGATGATGTGCTGGTGGTCAACAGCTTCTCGAAGTACTTCGGCATGACCGGCTGGCGCCTGGGCTGGCTGGTGCTGCCACCCGCGCTGGTCGCCCCCATCGAGAAGCTGGCGCAGAACCTCTACATCTGCGCCTCGTCGGTGGCCCAGCACGCGGCGGTGGAGTGCTTCCACCCCGACAGCCTGGCCGAATGCGAGCGCCGCCGCGACGAGATGCGCGCGCGCCGCGACTTCGTCGTGCCCGCACTCGAAGCGCTCGGCCTGCCGGTGCCGGTGCAGCCCGACGGCGCCTTCTACGTCTGGTTCGACACGAGCCGCCACGCCGCCGACAGCTGGACCTTCTGCTTCGACATGATGGAGCGTGCCCACGTCGCGCTGACCCCGGGACGCGACTTCGGCCTGGCCGACACGGGACGCTACGCCCGGCTGTCCTTCGCCAGCGCCCTGCCCCAACTGCGCAGCGCGCTGGGCCGCCTGGAGCGTGTCCTGGCAGGCTGAATCCGGGGTATCGTCTCGATTTCGCATTTCGATGCGGCCCAACCACCAGCGCCCATGAACCGTCCAGAACGAGAGCGCGCCCTCGCGGCCGAAGACCGGCGCGCGACCACCGAGACCGCGCCTGGCCTGAGCTGGACCGACGAGGTGGCCACCCTGGCTCCCGACCCCTCGCTGGGCGACACCACCGGCCCCATCACCGAGCCGGCGCCATTGACCATGCCCGGGGAGCTGGGCCCCGAACTCACCGGCCCGCTCGACAGCGAATGGATGCGCCTGCCCAGCGACGACGAGGCCGAGCGCCGTGCCCTGGCGCGCGCGCCGCTGCCGCTGGGCGATACCGGCCTGGACGCCGTCGATACCCAGCGCCTGCACCCGCCTCCGGGCCCCCAGGCGCCGCCGGTGAGCAGCAGCGTGATGCCGCTGTCGGGCCAGATCGGCCGCTACACCCTGGAACACCGGCTCGGCTCCGGCGGACTGGGCACGGTCTGGTCGGCCTATGACACCGTG
The Sphaerotilus microaerophilus DNA segment above includes these coding regions:
- the nusB gene encoding transcription antitermination factor NusB, with amino-acid sequence MNAPSETPGTRGAPAGPSPSAQKPPRPKSARRRSRELALQGLYEWQVNRAEARVVHAHIREQDEYNLCDSTHFDALLSGCIEQVAMLDAEFAPHLDRKVTELSPVEHGVLLIGTYELQHCLDVPYRVVINEAVELAKVYGGTDGHKFVNGVLDRTAKDLRAAEVAAYRPAPRKG
- a CDS encoding pyridoxal phosphate-dependent aminotransferase, which encodes MTSALASTMSVMPTVAAPRLARRVEVIEPFWVMECAKAADVIARSPACDPLLGGEPMIYLNIGEPDFTAPPRVQAAAQRCIESGRTQYTPATGAPALREAIAQWYATRWNVPVDPARIVVTAGASAALQLLTLALVEPGDEFLMPDPCYPCNRHFMTAAGGSARLLPAGPAQRFQLDAASVDAAWGPATRGVMLASPSNPTGTRIAFDELERIVAAVRQRGGLTIVDEIYLGLSYDDPALGAARSALELGDDVLVVNSFSKYFGMTGWRLGWLVLPPALVAPIEKLAQNLYICASSVAQHAAVECFHPDSLAECERRRDEMRARRDFVVPALEALGLPVPVQPDGAFYVWFDTSRHAADSWTFCFDMMERAHVALTPGRDFGLADTGRYARLSFASALPQLRSALGRLERVLAG
- the ribH gene encoding 6,7-dimethyl-8-ribityllumazine synthase; this encodes MQGADKGVTAELNGEDLHVAIVQARFNAAITEQLAESCIAELLALGVARKHIRHVTVPGALEIPIALQTLAETKDHDALIALGCIIRGETYHFELVANESGAGVTRVSLDHGLPVANAILTVENEAQAWARAEEKGRDAARVVVEMANLLGDLT
- the ribBA gene encoding bifunctional 3,4-dihydroxy-2-butanone-4-phosphate synthase/GTP cyclohydrolase II, with protein sequence MAISPIPELVAEMAAGRMVILVDEEDRENEGDLVMAADLVTPEAVNFMAKYGRGLICLTLTRERCEFLQLPPMAPRNGTKHGTAFTVSIEAAEGISTGISAADRARTVQVAVARETQPRDLVQPGHIFPLQAQDGGVLMRAGHTEAGCDLARMAGLAPASMICEIMNDDGTMARLPELEVFAREHGIKIGTIADLIAYRSRNESLIERLGEQALTTPWGDFRCSTYRDRTGQVHLALAVGQWQPEDEVLVRVHEPLSVLDLLDASNRHSWALPKALTALQAAGRGVAVLLNAGHDAEALLGLIAPATTASGATARPSAADLRTYGVGVQILLQQGVRRMKLLSNRRRMPSMTGYGLEVTGFLSTQD